One genomic region from Osmerus mordax isolate fOsmMor3 chromosome 4, fOsmMor3.pri, whole genome shotgun sequence encodes:
- the LOC136942555 gene encoding metallophosphoesterase MPPED2 has protein sequence MAHRNPPSQGGKVTVAVDEYSSNPTQAFTHYNINQSRFQPPHVHMVEPIPYDSPKPSGHTRFVCVSDTHSRTDGMQMPYGDVLLHTGDFTELGLPSEVKKFNDWLGSLPYEFKVVIAGNHELTFDKDFMSELVKQDYYRFPSVSKLRPEDFDDVQALLTNCIYLQDSEITVKGFRIYGSPWTPWFNGWGFNLSRGQSLLDKWNQVPEDIDILMTHGPPLGFRDWVPKELQRVGCVELLNTVQHRVQPKLHAFGGIHEGYGIMTDGCTTFINSSTCTVSYQPTNPPIVFDLPNP, from the exons ATGGCACACAGGAACCCCCCCTCGCAGGGAGGCAAGGTGACTGTAGCAGTGGATGAGTACAGCTCCAACCCCACGCAGGCATTCACTCACTACAACATCAACCAGAGCAGGTTTCAGCCCCCGCACGTCCACAT GGTGGAGCCCATTCCCTACGACTCCCCCAAGCCCTCTGGTCACACTCgcttcgtgtgtgtgtcggacaCCCACTCGCGGACGGATGGCATGCAGATGCCCTATGGAGACGTTCTCTTGCACACTGGAGACTTCACCGAGCTGGGACTGCCCTCGGAGGTGAAGAAGTTCAACGACTGGCTAG gAAGTCTGCCGTATGAGTTCAAGGTGGTGATAGCAGGGAACCACGAGCTGACGTTTGATAAGGATTTCATGTCGGAGCTGGTGAAGCAGGATTACTACCGGTTCCCCTCTGTGTCCAAGCTGCGTCCGGAGGACTTTGATGACGTCCAGGCGCTCCTCACCAACTGCATCTACCTCCAGGACTCAGAGATCACCGTCAAGGGGTTCCGGATCTATGGCTCGCCATG GACGCCGTGGTTCAACGGCTGGGGCTTCAACCTATCTCGAGGCCAGTCTCTGCTGGACAAGTGGAACCAGGTTCCAGAGGACATCGACATCCTTATGACCCATGGGCCTCCTCTTG ggttcAGGGACTGGGTCCCTAAGGAGCTGCAGAGGGTGGGCTGTGTGGAGCTGCTGAACACGGTGCAGCACAGAGTCCAGCCCAAACTCCACGCCTTCGGAGGGATACATGAAG GGTATGGCATTATGACGGACGGATGCACGACCTTCATCAACTCCTCAACCTGTACAGTCAGCTACCAGCCTACCAACCCCCCCATTGTGTTCGACCTGCCCAACCCCTAG
- the selenoo1 gene encoding selenoprotein O1 isoform X1: MAALGLRLPRPNSIRCGVVIKYLSTVGMDNMGMAICRSSLERLEFDNVALKKLPLDPSEEPGVKQVKGACFSRVQPQPLVKPTFVAVSNDALALVGLNGEEVMNDPLGPEYLSGSKIMPGSEPAAHCYCGHQFGQFAGQLGDGAACYLGEVKAPADQDPELQKENPSGRWEIQVKGAGLTPFSRQADGRKVLRSSIREFLCSEAVFFLGIPTTRAGSLVTSDSRVIRDVYYSGNARQEKCSVVLRIAPTFIRFGSFEIFKRADENTGRQGPSYGHEEIRGQMLDYVIQTFYPEIQQNHPDRLDRNVAFFREVMLRTARLVAQWQSVGFCHGVLNTDNMSILGLTLDYGPYGFMDRFDPDFICNASDNSGRYSYQAQPAICRWNLARLAEALAPELPPERAVAVLEEYLPLYNNFYMEIMKRKLGLLRKEEPEDEMLVTDLLQTMQNTGADFTNTFRSLSQISCPAEGEDGEEGLVRQATELLLQQCTSLEELKAANKPSMDPRELAMLLSMAQSNPSLFQMISDRRTVSRQLEKLSRLKDLMGTSQEELRAQQAEDWGRWITSYRKRLARECEGHSDVPALHEERVRVMDSTNPRVVLRNYIAQNAIEAAENGDFSEVQRVLKVLEKPFCSLPGLLQPNWVGRGGAEEQGERDEGREGEGGGEEEGEHRAGSSAEARLPVPYDSKPPVWASEICVTUSS; the protein is encoded by the exons ATGGCTGCTTTAGGTCTTCGTCTGCCAAGGCCAAATAGTATTCGCTGCGGAGTTGTGATCAAATACTTGTCAACTGTCGGGATGGACAATATGGGTATGGCGATCTGTCGTTCATCCCTGGAACGCCTTGAGTTTGACAATGTCGCTCTCAAAAAACTTCCTCTGGATCCGTCTGAAGAACCTGGTGTAAAACAGGTAAAGGGTGCATGTTTCTCCAGAGtacagccccagcctctggtTAAGCCCACATTTGTGGCCGTATCCAACGATGCTTTAGCTTTGGTCGGACTCAATGGCGAGGAAGTTATGAATGATCCGCTCGGCCCAGAATACCTGAGCGGTTCCAAGATAATGCCTGGATCCGAGCCTGCAGCGCACTGCTACTGCGGGCACCAGTTTGGACAGTTTGCCGGACAGCTGGGTGACGGAGCGGCCTGCTACTTGGGTGAGGTGAAAGCTCCAGCAGATCAGGACCCAGAGCTGCAGAAAGAGAACCCCAGTGGGCGCTGGGAGATCCAGGTCAAGGGAGCTGGATTGACGCCTTTTTCCAG GCAAGCGGATGGTCGCAAAGTGCTGCGCTCCAGCATCAGAGAGTTCCTGTGCAGCGAGGCAGTGTTTTTCCTAGGAATTCCCACCACACGAGCAGGATCGCTGGTCACCTCGGACAGCCGTGTCATCAGGGATGTCTACTACAGTGGGAATGCTCGCCAGGAGAAGTGCTCTGTGGTGCTCCGCATCGCTCCCACCTTCATCAG GTTTGGTTCCTTTGAGATCTTCAAGCGGGCTGATGAGAATACGGGCCGACAGGGACCCAGCTACGGTCACGAGGAGATCCGTGGCCAGATGCTGGACTATGTCATCCAGACCTTCTACCCAGAGATACAGCAGAACCACCCAGACAGACTAGATAGGAATGTGGCATTCTTCAGAGAG GTAATGCTGCGCACAGCTAGGCTTGTTGCTCAGTGGCAGAGTGTGGGCTTCTGTCATGGAGTCCTCAACACAGACAACATGAGCATCCTGGGCCTCACCCTGGATTACGGACCCTATGGCTTCATGGACAG GTTTGATCCAGACTTCATCTGCAACGCTTCGGATAACTCTGGCCGCTACTCCTATCAAGCCCAGCCGGCCATATGCAGATGGAACCTGGCCCGCCTGGCTGAGGCCCTGGCCCCTGAGCTGCCTCCGGAGCGGGCTGTGGCCGTCCTGGAGGAGTACCTGCCCCTCTACAACAACTTCTACATGGAGATCATGAAGAGGAAGCTGGGCCtgctgaggaaggaggagccGGAGGATGAGATGCTGGTCACAGATCTGCTGCAGACCATGCAGAACACCG GTGCAGATTTCACTAACACCTTCCGCAGCCTAAGTCAGATCTCCTGCCCTGCGGAAGGagaagatggggaggagggtctAGTCAGACAGGCCACAGAGCTCCTACTCCAGCAGTGCACCTCCCTGGAGGAGCTCAAGGCTGCCAATAAACCCAGCATGGACCCACG TGAACTGGCCATGCTGCTGTCTATGGCTCAGAGCAACCCGTCTCTGTTCCAGATGATCTCAGACAGAAGGACTGTATCTCGGCAGCTGGAGAAGCTAAGCAGGCTGAAGGATCTGATGGGGACCAGccaggaggagctgagggcCCAGCAGGCTGAAGACTGGGGTCGTTGGATCACTAGCTACAG GAAGCGGCTGGCCAGAGAGTGTGAGGGCCATAGCGATGTACCAGCCCTGCacgaggagagagtgagggtgatggACAGCACCAACCCCCGTGTGGTACTCCGAAACTACATTGCCCAGAATGCAATAGAGGCAGCAGAGAATGGAGACTTTTCAGAG gtCCAGCGGGTACTGAAGGTTCTGGAGAAGCCGTTCTGTTCCCTGCCGGGACTGTTACAGCCTAACTGGGTGGGCCGAGGGGGagcggaggagcagggagagagggatgaagggagagagggagaaggaggaggagaagaggaaggggagcACAGAGCAGGGTCATCAGCAGAAGCTAGATTGCCTGTTCCCTATGATAGCAAGCCCCCTGTTTGGGCCAGTGAAATCTGTGTCACCTGATCTTCATAA
- the selenoo1 gene encoding selenoprotein O1 isoform X2 — protein sequence MAALGLRLPRPNSIRCGVVIKYLSTVGMDNMGMAICRSSLERLEFDNVALKKLPLDPSEEPGVKQVKGACFSRVQPQPLVKPTFVAVSNDALALVGLNGEEVMNDPLGPEYLSGSKIMPGSEPAAHCYCGHQFGQFAGQLGDGAACYLGEVKAPADQDPELQKENPSGRWEIQVKGAGLTPFSRQADGRKVLRSSIREFLCSEAVFFLGIPTTRAGSLVTSDSRVIRDVYYSGNARQEKCSVVLRIAPTFIRFGSFEIFKRADENTGRQGPSYGHEEIRGQMLDYVIQTFYPEIQQNHPDRLDRNVAFFREVMLRTARLVAQWQSVGFCHGVLNTDNMSILGLTLDYGPYGFMDRFDPDFICNASDNSGRYSYQAQPAICRWNLARLAEALAPELPPERAVAVLEEYLPLYNNFYMEIMKRKLGLLRKEEPEDEMLVTDLLQTMQNTGADFTNTFRSLSQISCPAEGEDGEEGLVRQATELLLQQCTSLEELKAANKPSMDPRELAMLLSMAQSNPSLFQMISDRRTVSRQLEKLSRLKDLMGTSQEELRAQQAEDWGRWITSYRKRLARECEGHSDVPALHEERVRVMDSTNPRVVLRNYIAQNAIEAAENGDFSEVQRVLKVLEKPFCSLPGLLQPNWVGRGGAEEQGERDEGREGEGGGEEEGEHRAGSSAEARLPVPYDSKPPVWASEICVT from the exons ATGGCTGCTTTAGGTCTTCGTCTGCCAAGGCCAAATAGTATTCGCTGCGGAGTTGTGATCAAATACTTGTCAACTGTCGGGATGGACAATATGGGTATGGCGATCTGTCGTTCATCCCTGGAACGCCTTGAGTTTGACAATGTCGCTCTCAAAAAACTTCCTCTGGATCCGTCTGAAGAACCTGGTGTAAAACAGGTAAAGGGTGCATGTTTCTCCAGAGtacagccccagcctctggtTAAGCCCACATTTGTGGCCGTATCCAACGATGCTTTAGCTTTGGTCGGACTCAATGGCGAGGAAGTTATGAATGATCCGCTCGGCCCAGAATACCTGAGCGGTTCCAAGATAATGCCTGGATCCGAGCCTGCAGCGCACTGCTACTGCGGGCACCAGTTTGGACAGTTTGCCGGACAGCTGGGTGACGGAGCGGCCTGCTACTTGGGTGAGGTGAAAGCTCCAGCAGATCAGGACCCAGAGCTGCAGAAAGAGAACCCCAGTGGGCGCTGGGAGATCCAGGTCAAGGGAGCTGGATTGACGCCTTTTTCCAG GCAAGCGGATGGTCGCAAAGTGCTGCGCTCCAGCATCAGAGAGTTCCTGTGCAGCGAGGCAGTGTTTTTCCTAGGAATTCCCACCACACGAGCAGGATCGCTGGTCACCTCGGACAGCCGTGTCATCAGGGATGTCTACTACAGTGGGAATGCTCGCCAGGAGAAGTGCTCTGTGGTGCTCCGCATCGCTCCCACCTTCATCAG GTTTGGTTCCTTTGAGATCTTCAAGCGGGCTGATGAGAATACGGGCCGACAGGGACCCAGCTACGGTCACGAGGAGATCCGTGGCCAGATGCTGGACTATGTCATCCAGACCTTCTACCCAGAGATACAGCAGAACCACCCAGACAGACTAGATAGGAATGTGGCATTCTTCAGAGAG GTAATGCTGCGCACAGCTAGGCTTGTTGCTCAGTGGCAGAGTGTGGGCTTCTGTCATGGAGTCCTCAACACAGACAACATGAGCATCCTGGGCCTCACCCTGGATTACGGACCCTATGGCTTCATGGACAG GTTTGATCCAGACTTCATCTGCAACGCTTCGGATAACTCTGGCCGCTACTCCTATCAAGCCCAGCCGGCCATATGCAGATGGAACCTGGCCCGCCTGGCTGAGGCCCTGGCCCCTGAGCTGCCTCCGGAGCGGGCTGTGGCCGTCCTGGAGGAGTACCTGCCCCTCTACAACAACTTCTACATGGAGATCATGAAGAGGAAGCTGGGCCtgctgaggaaggaggagccGGAGGATGAGATGCTGGTCACAGATCTGCTGCAGACCATGCAGAACACCG GTGCAGATTTCACTAACACCTTCCGCAGCCTAAGTCAGATCTCCTGCCCTGCGGAAGGagaagatggggaggagggtctAGTCAGACAGGCCACAGAGCTCCTACTCCAGCAGTGCACCTCCCTGGAGGAGCTCAAGGCTGCCAATAAACCCAGCATGGACCCACG TGAACTGGCCATGCTGCTGTCTATGGCTCAGAGCAACCCGTCTCTGTTCCAGATGATCTCAGACAGAAGGACTGTATCTCGGCAGCTGGAGAAGCTAAGCAGGCTGAAGGATCTGATGGGGACCAGccaggaggagctgagggcCCAGCAGGCTGAAGACTGGGGTCGTTGGATCACTAGCTACAG GAAGCGGCTGGCCAGAGAGTGTGAGGGCCATAGCGATGTACCAGCCCTGCacgaggagagagtgagggtgatggACAGCACCAACCCCCGTGTGGTACTCCGAAACTACATTGCCCAGAATGCAATAGAGGCAGCAGAGAATGGAGACTTTTCAGAG gtCCAGCGGGTACTGAAGGTTCTGGAGAAGCCGTTCTGTTCCCTGCCGGGACTGTTACAGCCTAACTGGGTGGGCCGAGGGGGagcggaggagcagggagagagggatgaagggagagagggagaaggaggaggagaagaggaaggggagcACAGAGCAGGGTCATCAGCAGAAGCTAGATTGCCTGTTCCCTATGATAGCAAGCCCCCTGTTTGGGCCAGTGAAATCTGTGTCACCTGA
- the trabd gene encoding traB domain-containing protein, which produces MDQDNNSEDESIGPSEDASEDDLPSLPPGLSDTEAVELLWQVRAQKRQASPDLPETVTRLTAPDGSLLYLVGTAHFSDSSKNDVAMTIRAVQPDVVVVELCQYRVSMLKIDEKTLLKEAKDINLDKVQQAIKQNGVMSGLMQILLLKVSAHITEQLGMAPGGEFREAFKEAGRVPFCKFHLGDRPIPVTFKRAIAALSLWQKARLAWGLCFLSDPISKEDVEKCKQKDLLEQTMSEMIGEFPALHRTIVAERDIYLTHTLRQAARCVEAPPNAQKVPAVVVGVVGMGHVPGIERNWDKELNIHEIMSVAPPSRFGWVLRTVLKGAMLGMLGYACYRAGGGVGRALLSLPAVQSLLENLRPPAA; this is translated from the exons GATGAGTCAATAGGTCCATCTGAAGATGCTTCTGAAGATGACCTGCCTAGTCTTCCCCCTGGGCTAT CGGACACTGAGGCTGTGGAGCTGTTGTGGCAGGTGCGTGCCCAGAAACGCCAAGCATCCCCTGACCTTCCAGAGACAGTGACCCGTCTGACCGCCCCAGATGGCAGTCTGCTTTACCTGGTGGGCACTGCCCACTTCAGCGATAGCAGTAAAAATGACGTGGCCATG ACCATCCGTGCGGTGCAGCCAGATGTAGTGGTGGTGGAGCTGTGCCAGTACAGGGTGTCCATGCTGAAGATTGATGAGAAGACCCTGCTAAAGGAAGCCAAAGACATCAACCTGGACAAAGTCCAGCAGGCCATCAAACAG AATGGTGTCATGTCAGGCCTGATGCAGATCCTGCTGCTGAAGGTGTCGGCCCACATCACAGAGCAGCTAGGCATGGCTCCAGGAGGAGAGTTCAGGGAGGCCTtcaaagag GCGGGCCGAGTACCTTTCTGTAAgttccacctgggggacaggcCCATCCCGGTCACGTTCAAGCGGGCCATCGCTGCTCTGAGCCTGTGGCAGAAGGCCCGGCTGGCATGGGGGCTATGCTTTCTGTCCGACCCCATCAG TAAGGAGGACGTTGAGAAGTGCAAACAGAAGGACCTATTGGAGCAAACCATGTCAGAAATGATAGGGGAGTTCCCTGCCCTGCACCGCACCATTGTGGCCGAGCGCGACATCTACCTCACGCACACCCTCCGCCAGGCTGCACGCTGTGTGGAGGCGCCCCCTAATGCCCAGA AAGTGCCTGCTGTGGTGGTTGGAGTGGTGGGGATGGGCCACGTCCCTGGCATTGAGAGGAACTGGGATAAGGAGCTTAACATTCACGAGATCATGAG TGTGGCACCCCCGTCTCGTTTTGGCTGGGTCTTACGCACCGTGCTAAAGGGGGCGATGCTAGGAATGCTGGGATATGCATGCTACCGTGCTGGAGGTGGCGTGGGGAGGGCCCTGTTGTCCTTACCTGCTGTCCAATCACTACTGGAGAACCTTCGGCCGCCTGCTGCTTGA